A stretch of the Alnus glutinosa chromosome 6, dhAlnGlut1.1, whole genome shotgun sequence genome encodes the following:
- the LOC133870383 gene encoding ADP-ribosylation factor 1, translating to MGILFTKMFSSLFGNREARILVLGLDNAGKTTILYRLQMGEVVSTIPTIGFNVETVQYNNIKFQVWDLGGQTSIRPYWRCYFPNTQAIIYVVDSSDTDRLVIAKEEFHAILEEEELRGAVVLIFANKQDLPGALDDAAVTEALELHKIKNRQWAIFKTSAIKGEGLFEGLDWLSNTLKSGGA from the exons ATGGGTATATTGTTTACGAAAATGTTCTCGTCCCTCTTTGGCAACAGAGAAGCTCGGATCCTCGTCCTCGGCCTCGACAATGCCGGAAAGACCACAATCCTCT ATCGGCTTCAGATGGGGGAGGTTGTGTCTACGATTCCAA CAATTGGATTTAATGTCGAAACGGTGCAGTATAATAACATCAAATTCCAAGTATGGGATCTGG GTGGACAAACAAGTATCAG GCCATATTGGAGATGCTATTTTCCAAATACGCAAGCCATAATTTATGTCGTTGATTCAAGTGACACGGACAGACTGGTCATCGCCAAAGAGGAGTTTCATGCAATCTTGGAG GAAGAAGAATTAAGAGGGGCTGTTGTCCTCATTTTTGCAAACAAGCAG GATCTTCCAGGTGCACTTGATGATGCTGCTGTTACTGAGGCTTTGGAGTTGCACAAGATAAAAAACCGTCAATGGGCTATTTTCAAAACTTCTGCTATAAAGGGAGAAGGCCTCTTTGAGGGATTGGACTG GTTGAGTAACACACTCAAGTCTGGAGGTGCCTAA